A window of the Paenibacillus woosongensis genome harbors these coding sequences:
- a CDS encoding alpha/beta fold hydrolase yields MRDTGHRVLTVDLPGHGTDTDTTAASKVTLQDYTDHLCRVLDNESEPVILVGHSMGGLVITQTAEYRPDKIQLLVYVCAFLPENGQTLLQILEKDNTASPLPIIKSEDNTYLKLNEPFVKDAFFEECSENDVFEAKQKLCFQPLLPFVTPVRITEDHIGRIPRTYIETLKDNAISTRCQRAMYTRTPCKYMITMDADHSPFLSQPEVLSSHLNDLAEHMEVC; encoded by the coding sequence TTGCGAGACACTGGGCACCGGGTTCTTACCGTAGACTTGCCCGGACATGGAACGGATACGGATACAACTGCAGCCTCAAAAGTTACTTTGCAAGATTATACGGATCATCTATGCCGTGTTTTGGACAATGAGTCTGAACCGGTGATTTTGGTGGGGCACAGCATGGGTGGACTTGTGATCACCCAAACCGCTGAATATCGTCCTGACAAAATTCAATTGCTCGTTTATGTATGTGCCTTTCTGCCGGAAAATGGTCAAACCTTACTTCAAATCCTCGAAAAGGACAATACAGCATCGCCTCTTCCCATCATAAAAAGCGAGGATAACACTTATTTAAAGCTCAATGAGCCATTTGTAAAAGACGCTTTTTTTGAGGAGTGCTCTGAAAATGATGTTTTTGAGGCAAAACAAAAGCTTTGTTTCCAACCCCTGCTCCCTTTTGTCACACCCGTGCGGATAACGGAAGATCATATCGGAAGGATCCCCCGTACGTATATTGAAACCCTCAAGGACAATGCTATCTCCACAAGATGTCAAAGAGCAATGTACACTCGAACACCTTGCAAGTACATGATTACCATGGATGCAGACCACTCCCCCTTCTTATCACAACCGGAGGTTTTATCGTCGCATTTGAATGACTTGGCTGAGCACATGGAAGTTTGCTAG
- a CDS encoding DeoR/GlpR family DNA-binding transcription regulator: protein MFTEKRLIKEADLIKQRGSVSVQELMEYFQVSDMTIRRDLQKLEASGKFQRFHGGIRILDETPLEQRDGVQLDEKKRIAQYCLNLLRPKDTIILDSGTTTYQIAIALAEAQIPNITVITNSLRAAYCLREQENITLVMCGGELRHSSQSFVGSVSRDFFDNIFVNKAFIATGGITEKGFSTTSFAEAEIKQMMGKASAETYIVADSTKFGNRSLNFFAPLSHANQIVTDTGVSDEWCDMMKQHGTDIVKV, encoded by the coding sequence ATGTTTACTGAAAAACGGTTAATTAAAGAAGCGGACTTGATCAAACAAAGAGGTTCGGTGTCCGTACAAGAATTGATGGAATATTTTCAAGTTTCCGATATGACGATCCGCCGGGATCTTCAGAAGCTAGAGGCATCCGGTAAATTCCAAAGGTTTCATGGGGGGATTCGCATTCTCGATGAAACACCACTGGAGCAGAGAGATGGCGTGCAGTTGGACGAGAAGAAACGAATCGCTCAGTATTGTTTAAATTTACTTCGCCCGAAAGACACGATCATTTTGGACTCCGGCACCACCACCTATCAGATAGCGATAGCCCTCGCTGAAGCTCAGATCCCTAATATTACTGTAATCACCAACTCGTTAAGAGCTGCTTATTGTCTTCGAGAACAGGAGAACATCACTTTGGTGATGTGCGGGGGCGAATTGAGACACAGCTCCCAATCTTTCGTTGGCAGCGTATCCAGAGACTTCTTCGACAATATATTCGTGAATAAGGCCTTTATTGCAACGGGCGGCATCACAGAGAAAGGCTTTAGCACCACCAGCTTTGCAGAGGCGGAAATCAAGCAAATGATGGGGAAAGCGAGCGCAGAAACGTATATCGTCGCTGATTCCACAAAGTTCGGCAATCGTTCGCTGAACTTTTTTGCGCCGCTCAGTCACGCGAACCAGATTGTCACTGACACCGGTGTGTCGGATGAATGGTGCGACATGATGAAACAGCACGGTACAGACATCGTCAAAGTATAA
- a CDS encoding carbohydrate ABC transporter permease, which translates to MVGENKRYIKVIAIFLLIVGTIFSGFPILWMFLNSFKPNSEIFAWPPVWISERFMFDAYVEIFRNPEMIRFFVNSYFVAFVVVILTLAISILASYSFSRFNFPGKKVINTIIVSVQAVPPITLLIPYLSLIVTLKLYNTYGALILTYLLFTLPYAIIMMTGYYNTLPEDLDEAVMMDGGSRFRALWNVLVPISVPGLVSVGMYTFMLSWNEYLFALALTKTNEFRTVPVGISLLMGQHAYEWNQMMAMSVLGSLPVLILFLIFQRYFIAGMTSGAVKN; encoded by the coding sequence ATGGTAGGAGAAAATAAGCGATATATTAAAGTTATAGCGATATTTCTTTTGATTGTTGGTACCATTTTTTCAGGCTTCCCAATCCTGTGGATGTTTTTAAATTCCTTCAAACCCAACTCAGAAATCTTTGCATGGCCGCCGGTATGGATATCTGAAAGGTTCATGTTTGATGCTTACGTAGAGATATTCAGAAATCCGGAAATGATTAGATTCTTTGTGAATAGTTACTTTGTAGCTTTTGTAGTAGTCATTTTGACCTTAGCTATAAGTATTCTAGCGTCATATAGCTTCAGTAGATTTAACTTTCCGGGTAAAAAGGTAATCAATACAATTATTGTTAGTGTTCAGGCCGTACCGCCGATCACTTTGTTAATTCCATACTTGAGTCTGATCGTAACCCTTAAATTGTACAACACGTATGGGGCATTGATTTTAACCTATCTGTTATTTACGTTGCCTTATGCCATTATCATGATGACTGGATATTATAATACATTGCCAGAAGACCTGGATGAAGCTGTGATGATGGATGGCGGATCGAGATTTAGAGCACTGTGGAATGTGTTGGTTCCTATATCGGTTCCCGGATTGGTTTCTGTGGGAATGTATACCTTTATGCTGTCATGGAACGAATATCTATTTGCTTTAGCCTTAACGAAGACGAATGAGTTTCGCACGGTCCCCGTAGGAATTAGCTTATTAATGGGGCAGCATGCATATGAGTGGAATCAGATGATGGCTATGAGCGTACTTGGGTCGTTACCGGTGCTAATTCTATTCTTAATTTTCCAAAGATACTTCATTGCAGGGATGACCTCTGGCGCTGTTAAGAACTAG
- a CDS encoding PH domain-containing protein, producing the protein MAEAGKILEWTLVSECPIPPDVNQLLVPGEVAVAAYKTFRDSAIFTNKRLIVRDAQGFTGKKIEIYSLPYSSINMWSTENAGGFLDMSAEVELWTRAGHIKVKLQKGVDIRKFDMLIANALLAE; encoded by the coding sequence ATGGCTGAGGCAGGTAAAATTCTTGAATGGACACTAGTATCGGAATGCCCGATTCCCCCGGATGTGAATCAATTGCTCGTGCCCGGAGAAGTGGCAGTTGCCGCTTACAAAACTTTTCGGGATAGTGCAATCTTTACCAACAAGCGGTTAATTGTCCGAGATGCACAGGGCTTCACGGGAAAGAAGATTGAGATTTATTCGCTCCCCTACTCCTCCATCAATATGTGGTCTACAGAAAATGCTGGAGGATTTCTTGATATGAGCGCAGAGGTGGAGTTGTGGACGCGTGCAGGTCATATTAAGGTGAAGCTGCAAAAAGGCGTCGATATCCGCAAGTTCGACATGCTGATTGCTAATGCACTTTTAGCTGAGTAA
- a CDS encoding ADP-dependent glucokinase/phosphofructokinase, with the protein MEIKEKYIERYDQMEMIIDWRKSNKKMPAMGYTSNLDVLCDFQIDILNRLLEQYMQGEDLSQMTASELIETEQDLIRTLVYYCGKGIGGEVDIENVTLIEQFFSTKYGMGGTATQAAMALAAVGCPSVVHLTDDSKEVCDILRSPHIYTVSSDVHLIHTNEVTQRYEQEIHYIIQFKKGDVIRLGDQELVIPVSNRLILTKITVNEYLPFSKPYFEYIERHAQEISSNVLSSFNAIKNEDILRERIEFVKQHITKYKAHNESGIVFFEDAHYHSNTIRRLCIEGLYPEVDIVCMNEEELANTLNMYNFTIDLEDIISCVEGIKFIKEHFQIHKGIIVHTKDYSMYAGEPLEHDIESGLIYGNMLATAKAMFGWYCTKEQIFEILKLPLSPKGVHHREIISKSNYSSEVVIVPTKYIDQPKYTIGLGDSFVAGVQICLM; encoded by the coding sequence ATGGAAATTAAAGAGAAGTACATCGAACGATATGACCAAATGGAAATGATTATAGATTGGCGTAAATCCAACAAAAAAATGCCGGCGATGGGATATACAAGTAATTTGGATGTATTATGCGACTTTCAAATTGACATTTTGAATCGTCTCCTTGAACAATATATGCAGGGAGAAGACTTAAGCCAAATGACAGCATCCGAGTTAATCGAGACCGAACAAGATTTAATTCGTACTTTAGTGTATTATTGCGGTAAGGGAATTGGTGGTGAGGTTGATATAGAAAATGTCACCCTCATTGAACAGTTCTTTTCTACAAAGTATGGAATGGGGGGGACGGCAACACAAGCTGCCATGGCCTTAGCTGCTGTGGGATGCCCCTCGGTTGTTCATTTGACCGATGATTCCAAAGAAGTGTGTGATATTCTGCGTTCACCACACATATATACTGTCTCTTCGGATGTTCATTTGATTCATACAAACGAGGTGACGCAACGTTATGAACAAGAAATCCACTATATTATCCAGTTTAAAAAAGGGGATGTTATTCGTTTAGGAGATCAGGAGCTTGTCATACCTGTATCTAATCGATTGATCCTAACTAAAATTACCGTTAACGAATATTTGCCGTTCTCCAAACCCTATTTTGAATATATTGAGAGACATGCACAAGAGATCAGTAGCAATGTGCTGTCTAGTTTTAATGCAATAAAGAACGAGGATATTTTAAGGGAAAGGATAGAATTTGTAAAACAGCACATAACCAAATATAAGGCTCACAATGAATCTGGAATAGTTTTTTTTGAGGATGCTCATTATCACAGCAATACAATAAGAAGATTGTGTATAGAAGGCTTATATCCAGAAGTAGATATTGTTTGTATGAATGAGGAAGAATTGGCTAATACACTAAATATGTATAACTTCACTATTGATCTCGAGGATATTATTTCTTGTGTGGAAGGAATAAAGTTTATTAAGGAGCATTTTCAGATTCACAAGGGGATCATTGTTCATACCAAAGATTATTCTATGTATGCAGGAGAACCGCTTGAGCATGATATTGAAAGCGGCCTCATCTATGGAAATATGCTTGCTACTGCAAAAGCGATGTTTGGTTGGTACTGTACCAAAGAACAGATCTTTGAAATATTGAAACTTCCTTTAAGTCCGAAGGGAGTACATCATAGGGAAATAATAAGTAAGAGTAATTATTCAAGTGAGGTAGTTATAGTCCCTACAAAATATATCGATCAGCCGAAATATACTATAGGATTAGGTGATTCGTTTGTAGCTGGTGTCCAGATTTGCCTCATGTAA
- a CDS encoding ketose-bisphosphate aldolase has translation MLTTMDKLLRVAYREKFAVGAFNIANSEFVSALIKTAERENSPAILQIHPNEINLMGDEFAAYCVQAAHRASVPIVIHLDHGRDLNDVVRAIRNGFTSVMIDGSHLPYEENVELTKAAVNIAHAQHISVEGELGTIGNTGTSSEGGEEEILYTDPEQAKDFVERTNVDTLAVAIGTSHGFYPNSMKPKLQLDRLSKIAEWVNIPLVLHGGSDNSDEDIRESTKYGVAKINLSSEMKRAFFTELRQTLNNNPDGYEPDVLFPSSTKAAMEVIARKMQLFGSAGKANLYQVTQL, from the coding sequence ATGTTGACGACCATGGATAAATTACTTCGGGTTGCGTACAGAGAGAAATTCGCAGTAGGTGCGTTTAATATTGCGAATAGTGAATTTGTAAGCGCTTTAATCAAAACGGCAGAAAGAGAAAATTCACCTGCCATTCTTCAAATTCATCCCAATGAAATTAACCTTATGGGAGATGAGTTTGCCGCGTACTGTGTTCAGGCGGCGCATCGCGCCAGTGTACCGATTGTGATTCATCTTGATCACGGCCGCGATCTCAATGATGTTGTTCGAGCGATTCGTAATGGATTTACGTCTGTTATGATAGATGGCTCTCATTTGCCATACGAGGAGAATGTGGAGCTAACCAAAGCAGCCGTGAACATTGCTCATGCTCAGCATATTTCAGTAGAGGGTGAACTCGGGACCATAGGGAACACAGGTACGAGTTCGGAAGGCGGAGAGGAGGAAATCTTGTACACAGACCCGGAACAGGCTAAGGATTTTGTGGAGCGTACAAATGTGGATACGCTTGCCGTTGCAATCGGCACTTCTCATGGGTTCTATCCAAATTCAATGAAGCCTAAGCTGCAGCTTGATCGGTTATCCAAAATCGCTGAATGGGTTAACATTCCGTTGGTCCTGCATGGCGGGTCCGATAATTCAGACGAGGACATTCGGGAATCTACTAAGTACGGGGTAGCCAAGATCAACCTGTCCAGTGAGATGAAGCGGGCGTTCTTTACGGAGCTTCGCCAAACCTTGAATAACAATCCTGATGGTTATGAGCCGGATGTGCTTTTTCCGAGTTCAACCAAGGCAGCAATGGAGGTTATTGCGCGCAAGATGCAGTTGTTTGGGTCGGCAGGAAAAGCGAACTTGTATCAGGTGACACAGTTATAG
- a CDS encoding ketose-bisphosphate aldolase: protein MLITMKELLAVAYKNKFAVGAFNIGNGEFLRAIMETAEENDSPVILAIHPSELDFLTDSFVAYCRDIANKSRVPVVIHLDHGGNTAQVIRAIRCGFTSVMIDASTQPFEENIRITKEAVDIAHSVGVSVEAELGTVGQAEGSMEGGHDEILYTDPLEAKEFVERTGIDSLAVAIGTAHGMYPKDRVPKLQLGRLKEIASQVSVPLVLHGGSDNSPDEVAASIHLGISKVNISTEMKKAFFSQLRTNLQSMPKQVEPTVLFPSAIEAAKELILKKMQLFGSVGKKNLYYKEV, encoded by the coding sequence ATGTTGATTACAATGAAGGAACTCTTGGCCGTCGCTTACAAGAATAAATTCGCCGTAGGGGCCTTCAACATCGGAAACGGCGAGTTTCTCCGCGCGATCATGGAAACCGCCGAGGAGAACGACTCGCCGGTGATTCTTGCGATTCACCCCAGTGAGCTCGATTTCCTTACTGACAGCTTTGTCGCCTACTGTCGCGATATCGCGAATAAATCTAGGGTGCCAGTCGTCATTCATTTAGACCACGGCGGGAATACCGCGCAAGTCATCCGGGCGATCCGTTGCGGGTTTACATCCGTGATGATTGACGCTTCAACGCAACCGTTTGAAGAGAACATTCGAATCACGAAAGAAGCCGTTGACATCGCCCATAGCGTTGGTGTATCCGTCGAAGCGGAATTGGGGACGGTCGGTCAGGCAGAAGGCAGCATGGAGGGCGGTCATGACGAAATTCTCTATACCGATCCCCTGGAAGCCAAAGAGTTTGTAGAACGCACCGGAATTGATTCGCTAGCCGTCGCCATCGGAACAGCGCACGGGATGTATCCAAAGGATCGAGTACCGAAACTCCAATTAGGCCGACTGAAAGAAATTGCGTCCCAGGTATCTGTCCCTCTAGTTCTGCACGGAGGTTCGGACAATTCCCCAGATGAGGTCGCAGCCTCGATTCATTTGGGGATTAGTAAGGTCAATATTTCTACAGAAATGAAAAAAGCCTTCTTCAGCCAGCTTCGCACCAATCTTCAGAGTATGCCGAAGCAGGTTGAGCCCACAGTACTATTCCCATCCGCGATTGAAGCGGCCAAAGAACTTATCCTTAAGAAAATGCAGCTGTTTGGTTCCGTAGGTAAGAAGAATCTTTACTATAAAGAGGTGTAA
- a CDS encoding GntR family transcriptional regulator produces the protein MPNNDIVPLVNSISEQIYLSLKRKILTGELAPGTRLLVLEIAGQFQVSQAPVREALERLKQEGLITGVRNKGSVVSNITSKEIRDLFILREIIEGYAVRTTMPTLTEADYAELEAMIQRMEEAVEQNDTLRILELDMDFHGFFYKHCDNQAILELWNHMRTKVMRFMAISNRHHTTEMLADWHRLLIDALRIRCFRSEKHYLM, from the coding sequence ATGCCAAACAACGATATCGTCCCGTTGGTGAATTCCATAAGCGAACAAATTTATTTAAGTCTGAAGCGAAAAATTCTCACTGGGGAGCTGGCCCCGGGAACCCGACTCCTTGTGCTGGAGATCGCGGGCCAATTTCAAGTGAGCCAGGCACCCGTGCGGGAAGCGTTAGAACGATTGAAGCAGGAAGGATTAATTACCGGCGTTCGCAATAAAGGGTCAGTGGTGTCCAACATTACGTCGAAGGAGATTCGAGATCTGTTCATTCTCCGCGAAATCATTGAAGGCTACGCCGTTCGCACGACCATGCCGACCTTGACGGAGGCGGATTACGCCGAGCTGGAAGCAATGATCCAGAGGATGGAGGAGGCCGTTGAGCAGAACGACACGCTCCGGATTCTTGAGTTGGATATGGACTTTCATGGCTTCTTCTATAAACACTGCGACAATCAGGCCATCCTGGAGCTGTGGAACCATATGCGGACGAAGGTGATGCGCTTCATGGCCATCTCGAACCGGCATCATACGACGGAAATGCTGGCAGATTGGCATCGGCTGCTGATTGACGCCCTTCGGATTAGGTGCTTTCGCTCTGAGAAGCATTACTTAATGTAA
- a CDS encoding carbohydrate ABC transporter permease → MSIETEKIRSIQYRNRNELLKKKTEPYLYLIPTIILIVVLLIIPICMVISYSFFDNVIINKNPTFVGFENFKKIFANKTFFVAVKNSLIFVGGSVVAHLIIGMTFAVLLNTKYFSAKTKAVFRVIFALPWMFTASVIAILWKMLLNTNGVINYFLVEANLTSTQIEWLASRDFALLSVTVINIWAGYPFYMISILAGLQGISTDLYESSAIDGANIIQRFFRITIPQLKPILISLLMLDFVWTIQQFALIWMTTGGGPINATEMLSTFIYKLGFSKYQYSQASATAVILLVVCTIVAIIYVRNQRGQD, encoded by the coding sequence GTGAGCATAGAAACAGAGAAGATCAGATCGATTCAATATAGAAATAGAAATGAATTATTAAAAAAGAAAACCGAGCCCTATCTGTATCTGATTCCAACAATAATCTTAATCGTCGTTTTGCTAATTATCCCCATTTGTATGGTTATTAGCTACTCTTTTTTTGATAATGTCATTATCAATAAAAATCCTACCTTTGTAGGTTTTGAAAACTTTAAAAAAATATTTGCCAATAAAACGTTTTTTGTTGCTGTGAAGAATTCGCTCATTTTTGTTGGCGGTAGTGTAGTTGCACATTTGATTATTGGCATGACCTTTGCCGTATTATTAAATACTAAATATTTCAGTGCAAAAACCAAAGCGGTATTCAGAGTTATTTTCGCTCTACCATGGATGTTCACTGCATCCGTCATAGCAATTTTGTGGAAGATGCTGCTGAATACTAACGGTGTTATCAACTACTTTTTAGTTGAAGCTAATTTAACAAGTACCCAGATCGAATGGTTAGCCTCAAGAGATTTTGCGCTTCTGTCGGTCACGGTCATTAATATTTGGGCAGGGTACCCCTTCTATATGATCAGCATTTTAGCCGGACTTCAAGGAATATCAACAGACCTCTATGAATCATCTGCGATCGATGGAGCGAACATCATACAGCGTTTTTTCCGTATAACCATACCTCAGCTAAAGCCGATTTTAATTAGCTTATTAATGTTAGATTTTGTATGGACCATTCAACAATTTGCTCTGATCTGGATGACTACGGGTGGAGGACCGATCAATGCGACTGAGATGCTCAGCACCTTTATCTATAAGCTGGGATTTAGTAAGTATCAATACTCTCAAGCTTCAGCAACCGCGGTGATTTTGCTGGTTGTATGTACAATAGTTGCAATCATTTATGTACGCAATCAGAGAGGGCAGGATTAA
- a CDS encoding TetR/AcrR family transcriptional regulator, translated as MNRRKMQVVNHAFALFIEQGIMQTSIQDIIERAGISKGTFYNYFSSKNDCVSAVLEKLRYEARMKRSELQIGKDPSDIHVLIEQIAMISQTSQKYGLSALFEEILHSRDKEMKQYVMYHRIIEIGWLAERLIDVYGEKLRRSAFEAAVIFMGIQQHLLFTAKNINQQLDPKDVAGTVLLHYMNHIIECLIEKNTSVIDDEKLHVMKGQLTQEEVKQEDILQALDDFACQLRFTKSQAELSAALYDEIEQQPLREAVVNALLKPYIEAFRGSDGYDQAKDIMTMIWRYMRQ; from the coding sequence ATGAATCGACGTAAAATGCAAGTGGTGAACCATGCTTTTGCCCTGTTTATTGAACAGGGAATCATGCAAACCTCTATTCAAGATATCATTGAACGCGCTGGCATCTCCAAAGGGACGTTCTACAATTACTTTTCCTCGAAAAACGACTGCGTCAGCGCCGTATTAGAGAAGCTGCGTTACGAAGCACGTATGAAAAGAAGCGAACTGCAGATCGGCAAGGATCCCAGCGATATTCATGTCTTAATCGAGCAAATCGCGATGATCTCGCAAACGAGCCAGAAATACGGGTTGTCCGCTTTGTTTGAGGAAATTTTGCATTCCCGAGATAAAGAAATGAAGCAATATGTCATGTACCACCGCATCATTGAAATCGGCTGGCTCGCGGAGCGCCTGATTGACGTGTACGGCGAGAAATTGCGCCGCTCTGCCTTCGAGGCCGCCGTGATATTTATGGGGATTCAGCAGCACCTGCTGTTTACAGCCAAGAATATCAATCAGCAACTCGATCCAAAAGATGTCGCGGGTACGGTATTGCTGCATTACATGAACCATATTATCGAGTGCCTGATCGAGAAGAACACCTCCGTCATCGACGACGAGAAGCTGCATGTGATGAAAGGACAGCTGACGCAGGAAGAGGTCAAGCAGGAGGATATTCTACAGGCACTGGATGATTTCGCATGCCAGCTTAGATTCACGAAGTCGCAGGCCGAACTGTCAGCAGCGCTATACGATGAAATCGAGCAGCAGCCTCTGCGTGAAGCGGTCGTCAACGCCCTCCTGAAGCCTTATATCGAAGCGTTTAGGGGCTCTGACGGCTACGACCAAGCTAAGGATATTATGACCATGATCTGGAGATATATGAGGCAATAG
- a CDS encoding ABC transporter substrate-binding protein codes for MKTVKLTVMKTLKKSILPVFLVMSLMIAIVGCSSSSNGNANQANSETGNNTATGAGTAEAITLEFQQWWGVELPDGVLQEIVDGFTDQTGIKIKLLSNPYADTKTQIAAGAAVGTMADVVGLDGSWVYDFAKQGSIANMTALMQADGYDDSQLSDQIKVDGNTYMIPVVNFAYPMYVNLDIVHDAGIEIPNSWSKFTEVSKKITTSTGKAAWAIPLSTESPSGIQNNFMSWLWASGGSMLKDGKPALTNNADLTATVEFVKGLFDAGVVAKGAYAMKEADMVEEFTNGRVAFMTDSLAHLTTIRKEAPDLNFDIIPVPVKDGYTGKSGMGVANWGIGIAENTKYKAEAMKFIEYLMSPEVNAKLAVYANAFPGNVNAEPDYLQADPLFLKAYEIYQNGYAINEFTGLPTSEELMRSFDEQLQLYLDGDTSSSADMLAETQKIWEEAFN; via the coding sequence TTGAAAACAGTTAAGCTCACTGTTATGAAAACGCTTAAGAAGAGTATATTACCCGTTTTTTTAGTAATGAGTTTGATGATTGCAATAGTAGGTTGTTCGAGTTCATCCAATGGCAATGCAAACCAAGCCAATTCAGAGACTGGGAATAATACAGCTACAGGAGCAGGAACCGCCGAAGCCATTACTTTAGAGTTCCAACAATGGTGGGGAGTAGAACTGCCAGACGGTGTTCTTCAGGAGATTGTTGACGGCTTCACGGATCAAACAGGTATCAAGATTAAGCTATTAAGTAATCCATATGCAGATACAAAAACGCAAATCGCAGCTGGTGCAGCGGTAGGAACCATGGCAGATGTTGTTGGTCTTGATGGTTCTTGGGTATATGATTTTGCTAAGCAAGGCTCTATTGCCAATATGACTGCATTAATGCAAGCTGATGGATATGATGATAGTCAGTTATCCGATCAAATTAAAGTTGATGGGAATACGTATATGATTCCCGTTGTGAATTTTGCATATCCGATGTATGTAAACTTAGATATTGTACATGATGCTGGTATTGAAATTCCTAATTCATGGTCTAAATTTACTGAAGTAAGTAAAAAAATTACTACGTCCACAGGTAAGGCAGCATGGGCTATTCCATTGTCTACAGAATCTCCAAGCGGTATTCAAAACAATTTCATGAGTTGGCTTTGGGCTTCCGGTGGTTCGATGTTAAAGGATGGAAAACCTGCTTTGACCAACAATGCTGACTTAACTGCTACTGTTGAATTTGTTAAAGGGTTATTTGATGCGGGTGTAGTAGCTAAAGGTGCATATGCTATGAAGGAAGCGGATATGGTAGAAGAATTTACGAACGGCCGTGTTGCATTCATGACTGACTCACTTGCTCACCTTACAACCATTCGTAAAGAAGCCCCTGACTTGAACTTTGATATTATTCCAGTGCCAGTGAAAGATGGGTATACCGGAAAAAGCGGTATGGGTGTAGCAAACTGGGGGATTGGAATTGCAGAAAACACCAAATATAAGGCTGAGGCTATGAAGTTTATTGAATATTTAATGAGTCCCGAAGTCAATGCCAAGCTAGCAGTATATGCTAATGCCTTCCCAGGAAACGTAAATGCAGAACCTGATTATTTACAAGCAGATCCGTTGTTCTTAAAAGCCTATGAAATCTATCAAAACGGTTATGCCATTAACGAGTTTACCGGACTTCCAACTTCAGAAGAATTAATGCGGTCTTTTGATGAACAACTGCAACTATACTTAGATGGAGACACAAGCTCATCAGCGGATATGTTAGCCGAAACACAAAAAATCTGGGAGGAGGCCTTTAACTAA
- a CDS encoding D-lyxose/D-mannose family sugar isomerase, with protein sequence MHDCINEARRMTAEMLQKAGIALTAEEYPNIEVTDFGLGKLMNTGLQLFTYVNTPRYCAKDLVLFPRQTCAEHLHPPVDAGNPGKQETFRCRMGIVYLYVTGEPTPNPQAVPPQEDKHYYTAWHEIVLRPGEQYTIAPNTRHWFQAGDEGAVVSEFSSLSLDELDIFTDPRIVRVPSHSE encoded by the coding sequence ATGCATGACTGCATCAATGAAGCACGAAGAATGACTGCGGAGATGCTCCAGAAAGCCGGAATCGCACTTACTGCCGAAGAATATCCGAACATTGAGGTTACGGATTTCGGATTGGGGAAACTCATGAATACGGGGTTACAGCTGTTCACCTACGTAAATACGCCCCGCTACTGCGCCAAAGATCTAGTGTTGTTCCCACGGCAAACCTGCGCTGAGCATCTCCATCCTCCAGTGGATGCCGGCAATCCTGGCAAGCAGGAAACCTTCCGCTGCCGCATGGGCATTGTTTATTTATATGTAACAGGAGAGCCGACACCGAATCCACAAGCCGTTCCACCTCAGGAAGACAAGCATTACTACACGGCATGGCACGAAATCGTATTGCGGCCGGGAGAACAATACACAATCGCTCCGAATACAAGGCACTGGTTTCAAGCGGGAGATGAAGGTGCTGTGGTGAGCGAATTCTCCTCCTTGAGTCTTGACGAGCTGGACATTTTTACTGATCCTAGAATTGTCCGGGTACCAAGCCATAGTGAATGA